One window of the Micromonas commoda chromosome 11, complete sequence genome contains the following:
- a CDS encoding predicted protein, translating into MKISSPRASLRLPSALPGSGRLRRTEEPKRHRKTFLVFSPNEWPERPRHVSRHSAGSRGRGHMSLAASAARSARRAAFALAPRCASAGPTARDALFLERASSSSHAWSTTRGVATRVVSCGNGDFGRLGHGGDGRGRAGLGMSAETFQRMTGIPQGLDVVSASAGGSHTAVVTADGAVYTCGLNEHGQLGHSHDAGYVPILRPVSGLPQHDRVVAVSAGHHHTVCVTEGGELWAWGRNDASQCGLGSGAPSVVPLPAWISSASPGAPGNHGAVMSVAAGPRHNLAVTDRGAVYTWGDGKEGVLGHGADESWRWGFWGRDTTEPAPRLVRSLADDGIEVASAAAGLCHSVCVDRTGHVHAWGQGRFNQLGVGAKNAPAFTTEPTRVPALGRVRDLAAGGNFNVAVGADGSMISWGANGNGELGLGNSNDKRGDVPRLVHNPNAASFASASAGWRHAAATSSDGRLWTWGWSGSVGQHGVDADSTGGQLGLRNGQSDFWEPTLVVGLPGKAKAVSCGFNHTVAVLEEP; encoded by the exons atGAAGATTTCATCCCCTCGCGCGAGTCTCCGTCTCCCGTCCGCCCTCCCTGGTAgtggacgcctccgccggacCGAGGAACCGAAACGGCACCGGAAAACTTTTTTGGTTTTTTCGCCGAACGAGTGGCCCGAACGGCCACGTCACGTGTCTCGTCACTCCGCCGGCagccgaggccgagggcacatgtccctcgcggcgagcgccgctaggtcggcgcgtcgagcggcgtTCGCGCTGGCGCCTCGATGTGCGTCGGCGGGGCCCacagcgcgcgacgcgctcttcctcgagcgcgcatcgtcatcgtcgcaCGCGTGGTCCACGACTCGCggcgtggcgacgcgcgtggtgTCGTGCGGTAACGGGGACTTCGGCAGGctcggccacggcggcgacggcaggGGTCGCGCGGGACTCGGGATGAGCGCGGAAACGTTCCAGCGAATGACGGGCATCCCCCAg GGCCTGGACGTCGTATCGGCatccgcgggcgggtcgcacaccgccgtcgtcaccgcaGACGGTGCCGTGTACACGTGCGGGCTGAACGAGCACGGCCAGCTCGGCCACTCCCACGACGCCGGCTACGTCCCGATCCTCCGCCCGGTATCCGGCTTGCCCCAAcacgaccgcgtcgtcgccgtcagcgCCGGTCACCACCACACGGTGTGCGTCACCGAAGGAGGCGAGCTGTGGGCGTGGGGCAggaacgacgcgtcgcagTGCGGGctcgggagcggcgcgccgagcgtAGTGCCGCTGCCCGCGTGGATATCGAGCGCTTCACCGGGAGCGCCCGGTAACCACGGCGCGGTGatgagcgtcgccgcgggcccgCGGCACAACCTCGCGGTGACggatcgcggcgcggtgtACACGTGGGGGGACGGCAAGGAGGGCGTGCTGggccacggcgcggacgagtcgTGGCGGTGGGGGTTCTGGGGACGTGACACGACagagccggcgccgcggctggtgcgctcgctcgcggatGACGGGATCGAGgtggcatccgccgccgccggtctcTGCCACTCGGTTTGCGTCGACCGCACCGGGCACGTCCACGCGTGGGGGCAAGGGAGGTTCAACCAGCTGGGCGTGGGCGCCAagaacgcgcccgcgttcaCGACGGAGCCCACGCGCGTTCCCGCGCTCGGACGGGTACGGGATCTAGCCGCCGGGGGTAACTtcaacgtcgccgtcggcgccgacggctcgATGATCTCGTGGGGCGCCAACGGaaacggcgagctcggcctcGGCAACTCGAACGACAAACGCGGGGACGTGCCGCGGCTCGTTCACAACCCTAACGCGGcatcgttcgcgtccgcgagcgcggggtggaggcacgcggcggcgacgtcgagcgacgGCCGGCTGTGGACGTGGGGGTGGAGCGGCAGCGTCGGTCAGCACGGTGTCGACGCTGACTCGACGGGTGGACAGCTCGGTTTACGTAACGGGCAGAGCGACTTCTGGGAGCCGACGCTCGTGGTGGGGTTACCGggcaaggcgaaggcggtgTCGTGCGGGTTCAATCACACCGTGGCGGTGCTCGAAGAGCCGTGA
- a CDS encoding predicted protein has translation MPGKEGGKAKPLKKAKSNKGELDDDDIAFKEKQKADAAKLKALKEQAAGKGFGAGMKKSGKK, from the coding sequence CCCGGTAAGGAGGGAGGCAAGGCTAAGCCTCTTAAAAAGGCGAAGAGCAACAAGGGCGAGCTGGACGATGACGACATCGCTTTCAAGGAGAAGCAGAAGGCTGACGCTGCCAAGCTGAAAGCTTTGAAGGAGCAAGCTGCTGGCAAGGGGTTTGGAGCCGGGATGAAGAAGTCCGGTAAGAAGTGA